The genomic stretch AGTTCGGCAGCGCGGCCGAGGCCAGCGTGCGCGAGTTCTTCAACGCCGTGCCCCTGCACGCCGTGGCCGTCCCCGCCTTCCTGATGGCCCGGCACGAGGTGACGTATGCCGATTGGCTGGCCTACGTGGAGGCGCTGCCGCCCGCGCAACGCGCACAGCGGCTGCCGCGCGTGGGCACGGGCGGCTACGCGGGGCTGCTCGCGCTGGTGCAGGTGGACGGCGTCTGGCGGCTGCGCTTCCAGCCAGGGAACGAGCCCTACATGGCGCGGGCCGGGGCGCCGCTGCGTTACGCCCGCCGTACATCGCGCGCGGAGCAGGACTGGCTGCGCTTCCCCGTCAGTGGCATCACCTTCGCGGACGCGGAGGCCTATGCCGCGTGGCTGTCGGAGAGCGGCCGAGTCCCCGGCGCCAGGCTCTGCTCGGAGCTGGAGTGGGAGCGCGCGGCGCGCGGCGTGGACGGGCGTGAGTACCCCCACGGCGACACCCTGGCTCCGGACGACGCCAACATCGACACCACCTATGGCAAGCAGCCCGGAGGCTTCGGCCCCGACGAGGTGGGCAGTCACCCCGCATCGCGCAGTCCCTTCGGCGTGGACGACATGTCCGGCAACGTGTGGGAGTGGACCCGCTCCTGGCTGGAGCCGGGCAAGGCCGTGGCGCGTGGAGGCAGCTTCGCCTTCGCGGCGACCTCGGCGCGCGCCTCCAACCGCGAGCTGCCGGAGCCGTCCCTGCGCGACGTGACGGTGGGCATGCGGGTGTGCGCGGACGTGGCATTCAACGCGCACCCCTAAGCCCGCCTGCCTGCCCTACATCCGCTCCGCGCGCTACCGGACGGAGGAACCCTGTGTCCGCCCTGACGTCTTGGGGCGGTGATGCCCAGTGGACGAAGCAAGTGCCTGCGGGTCCTCGGGCGAGTTGCTGGGCGAGGGGCCGCTGCGGACATTGATTCCGTGGTCGGGCCGGGAGGGTGGTGGGTGATGGGTGCTTGGAAGCAGACGGTGGCGGCGCTGGTCAGCACGGTGAGCATGGTGGGCTGTGCGGGGAACGTGTCGGAGGCGGAGCCGGTGGCGCTGCGCGAAGGCGTGGCGGAGCTGGCGGCGCCGAACGGCCGCAACCTGAATGGCCGCAACCTGAATGGCCGCAACCTCAACACCCCCGAGTTGGGGCAGCTGCTCGTGTCCGTGGACCTGGTGGGCGCCCGCATCGCGGCGGAGGTGGTGGGCGCGGTGCGGCTGGAGGGCAGCGTCTTCCACGGCGTCGCCTCCAGCGGCCCGGTGTCCGGCCAGGCCTTCCTGGGCGCGCGCTTCACCGGCAACCTGGACAGTGGTGACACCGTGGAGCTGCGCGTCGACGGCATCGAGCCTGGAACGGGCGCGGACGCGGACGTCTGGGCGTACCAGGTCTCCTACTACGACGCGGCGGATGCACTCTGGAAGCCCGCGTGCGCGGCGGCGGATGGCTCCGCGCTGGGCGCCATCCCCATCGCGGGCCGGTGGGACTACCGCCAGGGCGTGCCGGGCGGCGGCGCGAAGGTGGATGACGCCGCGCGCTTCACCTTCGCCTGCGAGGGTGCGGCCATCGCCAAGTGCGTGCGCTTCGGCTACCGGCCCTGGGGCACCACGGCGGACGGCCTGAGCCTGGCGGACCACCACCAGGCGTGCACTCGCATGGTCCGCGCGGACTTCTGCGGCGACGGCACGTCGCACACCACGGATGGCCAGTGGGTGAACCTCCATGACGGCGTGGACGTGCAGACGGATACGGAGGCGTGGCTGCACGAGGCCGAGTGGGATGCCGATGGCGCGCGCTGCTTCACGCAGACGACGCGCGCGGCGCAGGCCGTGAGCTGCCCGGGGCAGACGCAGCGCACCCACTGCGGCAAGTGGGCCCATTTCCAGGCCGGCACGCTCATCATGAGCGAGGTCCCTCCCGCGCAGTAGGCACCTTGGACGCTGGCGAGCCTGAGAGGGCTCGCCAGCCCGTCAGCCCGGCCCGCTTGCTGGCGGTGGACCTTGTTGTCACCGGGTACCGGGGGCAGGGGGCCGACACCATGGTTAGCCGGCTCGCCTTGGGGGGCGGGGATGGGAGACGCGCTGTGAGACGGGCTCGAATACGACAGGTCTTCGGCGGAGCCTCGGCGGGGATTCTGATGGGGCTCTGCGCCCTGTCCGGTTGCCGCAAAGGGGAGGAAGCAGCGCCCGCGCCTCAACAAGAGGAGCTGGAGGTGACGCTGGGCCAGGAGAACGTGGCCCGCGCCGAGGTGCGGCAGCTGCGCTCCGGCCCTGGCATCTCCGGCAACCTGCAGGCGCGCACGGCGGCGGCGGTGCGCGCGGAGGTGGGCGGCACCATCCTCGACATCAAGGCCCAGCAGGGTCAGGTGGTGAAGAAGGGCGAGGAGCTGGCGCGCATCGAGGACGTCACGCTGAAGGACCAGCTCATCGCGGCGTCGGCGGCGGTCCGCACGGCCCGAAGCGCGCTCCAGGTGGCCGAGGCCGAGCAGGAGCGCGCCGCGAGGCTGTCCAAGGCGGGCGTCATCACCCAGCGCGACGTCGAACAGGCGGAACTCTCCGTGGAGCAGGCCAAGGGGCAGCTCGCGGAGGCGCGCTCCCGGCATGCCCTGGCGCAGGAGCAGCTCAACCGCGCGCGTGTCGTGGCGCCCTTCGCGGGCGTGGTGAGCGAGCGGCAGGCCAGCGCGGGTGACGTCGTCCAGCCCAGCGCGCCGCTCTTCACGGTGGTGGACCCGCGCACGTTGCGCCTGGAGGCCTCCGTGCCCGCCGCTCAGCTCGAACAGGTGCAGGTGGACACGCCGGTGGAGTTCCACGTGACGGGCTACGGGGACCGCGCCTTCCGCGGCACGGTGGAGCGCATCAACCCGGTGGTGGACCCGGCCACCGGCCAGGTCCGCATCTACGTGGCCATTCCCAATAC from Myxococcus xanthus encodes the following:
- a CDS encoding efflux RND transporter periplasmic adaptor subunit; the protein is MGLCALSGCRKGEEAAPAPQQEELEVTLGQENVARAEVRQLRSGPGISGNLQARTAAAVRAEVGGTILDIKAQQGQVVKKGEELARIEDVTLKDQLIAASAAVRTARSALQVAEAEQERAARLSKAGVITQRDVEQAELSVEQAKGQLAEARSRHALAQEQLNRARVVAPFAGVVSERQASAGDVVQPSAPLFTVVDPRTLRLEASVPAAQLEQVQVDTPVEFHVTGYGDRAFRGTVERINPVVDPATGQVRIYVAIPNTDLQLLAGLFAEGRVASKGTQAVAIPIDAIDDTGTEPAVLRIQEGRVQRVSVNLGLRDEVARQVEVRSGLEDGDVVLLGAARSEVAEGGRVKVSPPRPDSKPVEEARPGVGGSEAPPPSSGTRELTPRPASAQPPEEGAAPPAP
- a CDS encoding ADYC domain-containing protein, which gives rise to MMPSGRSKCLRVLGRVAGRGAAADIDSVVGPGGWWVMGAWKQTVAALVSTVSMVGCAGNVSEAEPVALREGVAELAAPNGRNLNGRNLNGRNLNTPELGQLLVSVDLVGARIAAEVVGAVRLEGSVFHGVASSGPVSGQAFLGARFTGNLDSGDTVELRVDGIEPGTGADADVWAYQVSYYDAADALWKPACAAADGSALGAIPIAGRWDYRQGVPGGGAKVDDAARFTFACEGAAIAKCVRFGYRPWGTTADGLSLADHHQACTRMVRADFCGDGTSHTTDGQWVNLHDGVDVQTDTEAWLHEAEWDADGARCFTQTTRAAQAVSCPGQTQRTHCGKWAHFQAGTLIMSEVPPAQ